One genomic window of Wolbachia endosymbiont (group B) of Eucosma cana includes the following:
- the mutL gene encoding DNA mismatch repair endonuclease MutL yields the protein MAIILLDTKTINRIAAGEVIERPASVVKELVENAIDAGSSEIEIKIESGGRNLITVTDDGNGIEKEDLELAFMRHATSKLSDSELIEIKHLGFRGEALSSIAAVSRMKLSSKASGAKEAWSIRYEGGEKIREITPCSLLQGTYIEIRDLFFATPNRLKFLKTERAETQSIVDIVNNLAMINYSIGFTLTSGNKKLLKYVKQTSLFNRLCETEEEFQSNSLEVKEEEDGIKLIGYICKPTVNRGKSDMIYTFVNGRPIKDNLLVGAIRYAYHDFIPNNRYPFAVLNLEIPYDQVDVNVHPNKSEVRFQNKRSIYEIVRRGIIKALSTRIGTFAASDVEPQSIEECDSQEKVNSKEEKNQKEFYEKRPSLLENRLMKEFNAPDERRQSLPETFKYGESPSQKEAMVLEREQIDLIEDHPLGYARCQVHSTYIIAEAKGKLIIVDQHAAHERLIYECLKQKSSIKRQKLLLPEIVEIKNQAGMEMVEMYKDKLFEMGFGIEIESEDKVRVKEIPAILGTINVKEMVMNIVDRLMEIGDTLPIEEKVNKILATIACHGSIRAGREMKLEEMNELMRQMEETPYAGQCNHGRPTYIEMKLSDIEKLFERR from the coding sequence ATGGCAATAATTCTTTTAGACACAAAAACTATAAATCGTATAGCAGCGGGAGAAGTAATCGAAAGGCCAGCAAGTGTAGTAAAGGAATTAGTGGAAAATGCAATAGATGCTGGAAGTTCAGAGATAGAGATCAAGATAGAAAGTGGTGGGCGTAATCTTATAACTGTAACAGACGATGGAAATGGAATAGAAAAGGAAGATTTGGAACTTGCGTTTATGCGCCACGCTACTTCAAAATTAAGCGATAGTGAGTTAATAGAAATCAAGCACCTTGGGTTTAGAGGAGAGGCTCTGTCTTCAATTGCAGCAGTAAGCAGAATGAAATTATCATCCAAGGCAAGTGGAGCAAAGGAAGCATGGTCTATAAGATATGAGGGAGGAGAAAAAATAAGAGAGATTACCCCTTGTTCTTTGTTGCAAGGTACATATATTGAAATTCGTGACTTATTTTTTGCCACACCAAATAGATTAAAATTTCTAAAAACCGAGAGGGCAGAAACACAAAGCATTGTTGACATTGTAAATAACTTAGCAATGATTAACTATAGTATTGGGTTTACTCTCACTTCCGGTAATAAAAAGCTCTTAAAATATGTTAAGCAAACTTCATTATTTAACAGATTATGTGAAACAGAAGAAGAATTTCAGAGCAATTCGCTGGAAGTTAAAGAGGAAGAAGACGGCATAAAACTTATAGGATACATCTGCAAACCTACGGTCAATCGAGGTAAGTCTGATATGATCTATACATTTGTGAATGGAAGGCCAATAAAAGACAATCTACTTGTTGGTGCAATTAGATATGCGTATCACGATTTTATTCCAAACAATAGGTATCCTTTTGCAGTGTTGAACTTAGAGATACCATACGATCAAGTAGATGTAAATGTGCATCCAAATAAATCAGAAGTAAGATTTCAGAATAAAAGGTCAATATATGAAATAGTGAGAAGAGGGATAATAAAAGCATTATCGACAAGAATAGGTACGTTCGCAGCAAGTGATGTTGAGCCTCAAAGTATTGAAGAGTGTGATAGCCAAGAGAAGGTTAATAGTAAAGAGGAAAAAAATCAAAAAGAGTTTTATGAAAAGAGACCAAGTCTTTTAGAAAATCGTCTAATGAAAGAATTCAATGCACCAGATGAAAGAAGGCAAAGCTTACCAGAAACGTTTAAGTATGGAGAATCTCCATCCCAAAAGGAAGCGATGGTTCTAGAAAGGGAGCAAATTGATTTAATAGAGGATCATCCTCTAGGGTATGCACGCTGTCAGGTCCACAGTACTTACATTATTGCTGAGGCTAAAGGCAAATTAATTATAGTAGACCAGCATGCAGCCCATGAGAGATTGATATACGAGTGCTTAAAGCAAAAATCAAGCATAAAAAGACAAAAACTTCTTCTTCCTGAAATAGTTGAGATTAAAAACCAAGCAGGAATGGAGATGGTTGAAATGTATAAAGATAAGCTTTTCGAAATGGGTTTTGGTATTGAAATAGAATCAGAAGATAAAGTAAGGGTGAAAGAAATACCTGCAATTTTAGGAACAATAAATGTGAAAGAGATGGTGATGAATATAGTTGATAGATTAATGGAGATAGGAGATACGCTACCTATAGAAGAAAAAGTGAACAAGATACTAGCTACCATTGCGTGCCATGGGTCAATTAGAGCTGGAAGGGAAATGAAGTTGGAGGAGATGAATGAGTTGATGAGACAAATGGAGGAAACACCTTATGCTGGGCAATGCAATCACGGAAGACCAACGTATATAGAAATGAAACTAAGTGATATAGAAAAATTGTTTGAAAGGAGATGA
- a CDS encoding cytoplasmic incompatibility factor CifA, translated as MPIETKRQAAVLKKLQDVIKHTDPEIASGRKLAIKRWLETYIEHVKYFNDDKLQFLYNLFQDENCWSGIRLNNAVLGQKLTEEKIGEIDNPLRKYEMACSYCVIDKIHPLFQERFEFLKNGFRPGARDGSGNPITDKYVRNSLLDTIKRNGNVFDFWIDRESGELKEYDTVKGAVEGFDSAVKLKWSEGVEYFYNHLKEEDKEKKLTEAIITLSRVQAVKEDAPILDFCVRNIADKDTLLQKLLQKDKAVCSLLAELIESCFFDTVRDLVQCWCYKKVSVHGGHSEKIFSHREYDLLLCSLSDTMLKNPELSVQARSLIMEIWKCGSLAEHKKAVVNTSNGIVPIQDVLAELIVNWKREDIYKSDEEKEIEKKEMLDIILFAKNCFPERFKSFKEVMIKNLRLCGREGKKVNVDYGLFAEELFSELEKAPGPKGDGHPYSLRSQSQAHGSKKATLPLDGSGGHSQSTLKSSSTSGVYSQESPSELEEISSPLDDSDPQSILGSSSVSGVSSLHK; from the coding sequence ATGCCAATAGAAACAAAGCGTCAAGCTGCAGTACTTAAAAAGCTACAAGATGTTATAAAACATACAGATCCTGAAATTGCTTCTGGGAGGAAGTTAGCTATTAAAAGGTGGTTGGAAACCTATATAGAGCATGTAAAATACTTTAATGATGATAAGCTGCAATTTTTGTATAATTTATTCCAAGATGAAAATTGCTGGTCAGGTATAAGATTAAATAATGCTGTTTTAGGTCAAAAATTGACTGAGGAGAAAATAGGAGAAATAGATAATCCACTTCGCAAATACGAGATGGCATGTAGTTATTGTGTTATAGATAAAATTCATCCTCTCTTTCAAGAAAGGTTCGAATTTCTCAAGAACGGTTTTCGTCCTGGTGCACGTGATGGTAGTGGTAATCCTATAACTGATAAATACGTACGAAACTCCCTACTAGATACTATAAAAAGAAATGGTAACGTGTTTGATTTCTGGATAGATAGAGAATCTGGGGAATTAAAGGAATATGATACAGTAAAAGGTGCAGTAGAAGGTTTTGATAGTGCCGTAAAACTCAAGTGGAGTGAAGGAGTAGAGTATTTTTATAATCATTTAAAAGAAGAAGATAAAGAGAAGAAGCTTACAGAAGCAATTATTACTCTATCTCGCGTTCAAGCTGTTAAGGAAGATGCTCCTATCTTAGATTTTTGTGTAAGGAATATAGCTGATAAAGATACTCTTTTACAGAAATTGTTACAGAAAGATAAGGCTGTATGTTCCCTTCTTGCTGAACTAATAGAGTCATGTTTTTTTGATACAGTTCGTGATTTGGTACAGTGTTGGTGCTATAAAAAAGTTTCAGTACATGGGGGCCATTCAGAAAAAATATTCTCACATCGAGAGTATGACCTTCTCCTTTGCTCGCTTTCAGATACGATGTTGAAAAATCCTGAGTTAAGTGTTCAAGCTAGATCTCTTATTATGGAGATTTGGAAGTGTGGTAGTTTAGCTGAGCACAAAAAGGCTGTTGTTAATACTTCAAATGGTATAGTTCCTATACAGGACGTACTTGCAGAATTAATAGTCAATTGGAAACGAGAAGATATTTATAAGTCTGATGAGGAAAAAGAAATAGAGAAGAAAGAAATGTTAGATATAATATTATTTGCCAAAAATTGCTTTCCTGAAAGGTTTAAATCCTTTAAAGAAGTTATGATAAAAAACCTTAGATTATGCGGTAGAGAAGGTAAAAAAGTAAATGTAGATTACGGTCTGTTTGCAGAAGAGTTATTTTCTGAGTTAGAAAAAGCTCCTGGTCCTAAAGGTGATGGTCATCCGTATAGTTTACGGTCACAATCTCAAGCTCATGGTAGTAAGAAAGCAACTTTGCCACTTGATGGCTCTGGTGGTCATTCGCAATCCACATTAAAATCCTCTAGTACTAGTGGTGTTTACTCGCAAGAATCACCTTCTGAATTAGAGGAGATATCTTCGCCACTTGATGATTCTGATCCACAGTCCATACTTGGATCATCTAGCGTGAGTGGTGTTTCTAGTCTTCATAAATAG
- a CDS encoding helix-turn-helix domain-containing protein, which produces MEKSLDCEVGQKVKNWRLERGYTQKDLAEKIGVKYWVILQYEKGNRKIPIKKLYAIAEALSVNVKGLVCGETLPNKKRYFEDEEILNLVKGHKDKELSEVFYLLTKFIRLSEERSRKAVKIEVARGLMKVGVSAHVISRTTNLSIGEYEENKIPIPYKVGQRIKEWRLIRGYTQKDLANKVGITNQGIYEYEQGRAAVSLEMLDEIAKVLSISIIDLLPESDEDSEAEEKLSNLIEEYKKIESRELRDMLIKSLFKGIHVCREKVREEKKIEVARNLVKEGISVDIILQTTGLSNYMIEKFL; this is translated from the coding sequence ATGGAAAAAAGTCTAGACTGTGAGGTAGGGCAAAAAGTAAAAAATTGGAGGTTAGAGCGAGGTTATACTCAGAAGGATTTAGCTGAGAAAATTGGTGTAAAGTATTGGGTAATACTGCAATATGAGAAAGGGAACCGTAAAATTCCAATTAAGAAGTTATATGCCATAGCAGAAGCATTATCAGTAAATGTTAAAGGTCTAGTTTGTGGAGAGACACTACCAAATAAAAAAAGATATTTTGAAGATGAAGAAATATTAAATTTAGTAAAGGGGCATAAGGATAAAGAATTAAGCGAGGTATTTTATTTATTAACCAAATTTATTCGTTTGAGTGAGGAAAGAAGCAGAAAAGCGGTAAAAATAGAAGTAGCAAGGGGTTTGATGAAAGTAGGAGTTTCTGCTCATGTTATCTCTCGAACAACTAACTTATCTATTGGTGAGTATGAGGAGAACAAAATTCCCATTCCATACAAAGTAGGGCAAAGGATAAAAGAGTGGAGATTGATACGAGGATATACACAAAAAGATTTAGCGAATAAAGTTGGCATAACAAATCAAGGAATATACGAGTATGAACAAGGGAGAGCTGCTGTCTCACTTGAAATGTTAGATGAAATAGCAAAGGTATTATCAATCAGTATCATAGATCTACTTCCCGAATCAGATGAGGATAGTGAAGCGGAAGAAAAGCTATCAAACTTGATAGAAGAATACAAAAAGATTGAGAGTCGAGAATTACGCGATATGCTAATCAAGTCTTTATTTAAAGGTATACATGTTTGTAGAGAAAAGGTCAGAGAGGAAAAGAAGATTGAAGTTGCAAGGAATTTAGTGAAAGAAGGAATTTCTGTTGATATTATCTTGCAAACGACAGGCTTATCAAATTATATGATTGAGAAATTTTTGTGA
- a CDS encoding helix-turn-helix domain-containing protein: MKKENNYSNFLYYKVVGQKVRSCRIAKGYTQKDLAKKIGTTYQVILQYEKGTRRISIKKLYELAEALSTTARDLACVQEVSNEGRYEGEEVLNLVRRHREIKDQELRETFYLLTKFIRISEEESGKAVKIEVAKGLVKEGVSISQTTSLSIDEYDNDEKKISIPYKVGQRIKEWRLRRGYTQEDLASEVGIINQRIYEYEQGRAAVSLEMLDEIAKVLLINITDLLPETTENENSEAELSRLIEEYKKIKSQELRHVLIKSLFESIQICKEKVKKVEKMKIAKNLVKEGISINIILKTVGISLDEIQQI, from the coding sequence GTGAAAAAAGAGAATAATTACTCTAATTTTTTATATTATAAAGTAGTAGGACAGAAAGTAAGAAGTTGTAGGATAGCAAAGGGGTATACTCAAAAAGATTTAGCAAAAAAAATAGGAACAACATATCAGGTAATACTTCAATATGAAAAAGGAACGCGCAGAATTTCAATTAAGAAGTTATATGAATTAGCAGAAGCATTATCAACAACTGCTAGAGATCTAGCTTGCGTACAAGAAGTATCAAATGAGGGAAGGTATGAGGGAGAAGAGGTATTAAATCTAGTAAGAAGACATAGAGAGATTAAGGATCAAGAATTACGTGAAACGTTTTATTTATTAACTAAATTCATCCGTATTAGCGAGGAAGAAAGTGGAAAGGCAGTAAAAATAGAGGTGGCAAAGGGTTTAGTTAAGGAAGGAGTTTCTATCTCTCAAACGACCAGTTTATCTATTGATGAATATGATAATGATGAGAAAAAAATTTCTATTCCGTATAAAGTAGGTCAAAGAATAAAAGAATGGAGGTTGAGAAGAGGATACACACAAGAAGATTTAGCAAGTGAAGTGGGCATAATAAATCAAAGAATATATGAATATGAACAAGGACGAGCTGCTGTTTCACTTGAAATGTTAGATGAAATAGCAAAGGTACTATTAATTAATATTACAGATCTGCTTCCAGAAACAACAGAAAATGAGAATAGTGAAGCAGAGCTATCAAGGTTAATAGAAGAATACAAAAAGATTAAAAGCCAAGAACTACGTCATGTACTAATAAAATCTCTGTTTGAAAGCATACAAATTTGCAAAGAGAAAGTGAAGAAAGTAGAAAAGATGAAAATTGCAAAGAATTTAGTTAAGGAAGGAATTTCTATCAATATTATTTTAAAAACAGTGGGCATCTCTTTAGACGAAATTCAACAAATTTAA
- a CDS encoding Rpn family recombination-promoting nuclease/putative transposase, whose translation MALSKFLNVRNDYAFKRIFGTEKNKDILIHFLNDILDLTDDNQIKDVSFLSPIQDPVIASQKQSIVDVLCVDSTGVKTIIEMQVAKTRGFEKRAQYYAAKAYSSQADVGDQYHDLKGVIFIAIADFILFPNKLAYKSDHVTFDKMTFEHDLKDFSFTFIELPKFNKTKEDQLENIVEKWIYFFKHADETSEEDLKKIIGSDVIIGRAYDELNQYNWSKEERLAYDQAKKRTDDYLSTLEEKLHEGILIGHEKGRKEREIEVAKNLLKAGVSVDLIAESTGLPKAEISKLKEKA comes from the coding sequence ATGGCTCTTTCTAAGTTTCTCAATGTGCGAAATGATTATGCATTTAAGAGAATATTTGGTACTGAAAAGAACAAAGACATTCTTATTCACTTTCTTAATGATATATTAGATCTTACTGATGACAACCAGATTAAAGATGTCTCCTTTCTCAGTCCCATTCAAGACCCTGTTATTGCCTCTCAAAAGCAAAGTATTGTCGATGTTCTCTGTGTTGATTCTACAGGGGTCAAAACCATCATTGAGATGCAAGTCGCTAAAACAAGGGGCTTTGAAAAACGTGCCCAATATTACGCTGCCAAAGCTTATTCAAGTCAAGCTGATGTAGGTGACCAGTATCATGATCTTAAAGGGGTTATCTTTATTGCTATTGCTGATTTTATCTTATTTCCTAACAAGCTCGCTTATAAGTCTGATCACGTGACTTTTGATAAGATGACCTTTGAACATGATCTCAAAGACTTTAGTTTCACTTTTATAGAGCTACCAAAGTTTAATAAAACAAAAGAAGATCAATTAGAAAATATTGTTGAAAAATGGATCTATTTTTTTAAGCACGCAGATGAAACGAGCGAAGAGGATCTAAAAAAAATAATAGGTAGTGATGTAATTATTGGTAGGGCTTATGATGAGTTAAACCAATATAACTGGAGTAAAGAAGAACGTCTTGCTTATGATCAAGCTAAGAAACGTACCGATGATTATTTATCTACCCTTGAAGAAAAACTTCACGAAGGCATCCTTATCGGCCATGAAAAAGGCAGAAAGGAAAGGGAAATTGAAGTTGCAAAAAACCTACTTAAAGCAGGTGTATCTGTTGACTTAATAGCTGAGTCTACCGGTCTTCCTAAAGCTGAAATTTCAAAACTTAAGGAAAAAGCCTAA
- a CDS encoding cytoplasmic incompatibility factor CifB gives MHLTPNQNAQLNGLVNFVQVAPGQQRVNNFIEILTSNQGRDVRDGMRREILPYINDIYHNYRQALENDIQGRNQKFEDCGAFLGFLANLSHLCTIDIDLNLSSGNSYAAFLVHRQAERENFPIVISLAAGGTRSHTALNLAAGYAKRLHASSFIPVHTESRHAVCVGLNFNLNLDPFSIDTVGLQQDRFPLVQRLFECVENEEIRRNIGDFLLHNLPAEIPMNAGNYNRIFYCITGFAFGNSAFDRRHLQFAGGGEVPVTKYVLRYNDEDHALTMVFRAEGSNIVILHNNAQLGFINLQEFGIDVNNTGICEVFCVLNNQHILGLDVNVNNFDTYQNYINGRDQINGQLVQVPNAESVHNTLNQVVNNGWQDRGQHKRLFLEVSRVLMPLRDAINVNGDKFRSMLHGIFYACDNTAKMITRYRVGQERRFITVVGGEPAHQVRSGTTELKLDLLLLRGHPNDTHPIGYTLKFAGNQGQVQQEQIRAEQEIKSLIKKQRGYTSLTPGNEVVLSSAVFNAGAQRVEDLISIPQRLYIHRLDRSTRGLVGPNSVIDENPPENLLSDQTRQRLIDHFQGIGPGDQRQNSIPLFDLGNNRWAAVRYLEGNKERVMRRLMFGADEPLTAQEKILQQINAILRRNNAREIKDVHDLLALDFATGNGYYRYWLQTHDMFFAARQYTFLDDQSHSTNDRYGFEITSVGVNENDPTGRGLLSNIITLFKQEVASNERDRLTAIINVGNRHWVTLVIVHQNGNYYGYYADSFGPDSGIDNNIREALKECDINDDNVHNVSVHQQTDGHNCGIWVYENARDINQALQGNNNFGEKGEGIIGYIHDLFSTGIGNDTRQPQRNEQYFEDRRRDISQLLQNDPNLPSRRSDLIQAHPGIQHEIDPLLLQFLGLQYPQRGGGGALQLGGERVISIDFGNPQSALDKIDGVSRVYDHSNGRGRS, from the coding sequence GTGCACCTCACTCCAAATCAGAACGCACAACTTAATGGGCTTGTCAATTTTGTACAAGTAGCACCAGGTCAACAAAGAGTCAACAACTTTATAGAAATATTAACAAGTAATCAAGGACGAGATGTAAGAGATGGAATGCGCAGAGAAATTTTACCATATATAAATGATATCTATCATAATTACAGACAAGCGCTGGAAAATGACATTCAAGGTCGCAATCAAAAATTTGAGGATTGCGGGGCTTTCTTAGGGTTTTTAGCAAATCTTAGTCACCTTTGCACAATAGATATTGACCTTAACTTATCTTCTGGAAATTCATATGCTGCCTTTCTTGTACATCGTCAAGCAGAAAGAGAAAACTTTCCTATCGTTATTAGCCTTGCTGCAGGAGGAACACGGTCTCATACTGCATTAAATCTTGCCGCAGGTTACGCTAAAAGGTTACATGCTTCTTCATTTATACCCGTTCATACCGAATCAAGACATGCTGTTTGTGTTGGACTAAATTTTAATTTAAATCTAGATCCTTTTAGTATTGATACAGTAGGGCTTCAACAGGATAGATTCCCTTTAGTACAAAGACTATTTGAGTGTGTAGAGAATGAAGAAATTAGAAGAAATATTGGAGATTTCTTACTTCACAATCTTCCTGCTGAAATACCAATGAATGCAGGGAATTATAACAGGATATTTTATTGCATAACTGGTTTCGCTTTTGGGAATAGTGCTTTTGATAGACGCCATTTACAATTCGCAGGGGGAGGGGAAGTACCTGTAACAAAGTATGTACTTAGATATAATGATGAGGATCATGCTTTAACTATGGTCTTTCGTGCTGAAGGTTCTAATATAGTTATACTTCATAATAATGCACAACTGGGATTTATTAATTTACAGGAGTTTGGTATAGATGTAAATAATACTGGTATATGTGAGGTATTTTGTGTACTCAATAATCAGCATATACTAGGTTTAGATGTTAATGTAAATAATTTTGATACATATCAAAACTATATCAATGGCCGTGATCAAATAAATGGTCAACTTGTACAAGTGCCTAATGCTGAAAGTGTGCATAATACTTTAAATCAAGTTGTGAATAATGGCTGGCAAGATAGAGGTCAGCATAAAAGATTATTTCTAGAGGTTTCTAGGGTACTAATGCCATTGAGGGATGCAATAAATGTGAACGGAGATAAGTTTCGTTCTATGTTACATGGTATATTTTATGCTTGTGACAATACTGCAAAAATGATTACTAGGTACAGAGTAGGTCAGGAAAGAAGGTTTATTACAGTAGTAGGAGGAGAACCAGCACACCAAGTACGTAGCGGAACTACAGAACTGAAATTAGATCTTTTATTATTAAGAGGCCATCCAAATGATACTCATCCGATTGGATATACATTAAAATTTGCTGGTAATCAGGGACAAGTACAACAAGAGCAAATTAGAGCAGAACAGGAAATAAAAAGCCTTATAAAAAAACAAAGGGGATACACATCTCTTACTCCTGGAAATGAGGTGGTTTTATCTTCTGCTGTATTTAATGCAGGTGCACAGAGAGTAGAAGATCTTATATCTATTCCACAAAGACTATATATACATAGGCTTGATCGCAGTACTAGAGGACTAGTAGGGCCTAATAGTGTTATTGATGAAAATCCACCAGAAAATCTATTATCAGATCAGACTCGTCAAAGATTAATAGATCATTTTCAAGGTATTGGACCAGGAGATCAAAGACAGAATTCCATTCCATTATTTGATCTAGGTAATAATCGATGGGCTGCGGTTCGTTATCTTGAAGGCAATAAAGAACGGGTCATGAGAAGGTTAATGTTTGGTGCAGATGAACCACTTACAGCACAAGAAAAAATATTACAACAAATAAATGCTATCCTTCGTAGAAACAACGCTCGTGAGATAAAAGATGTGCATGATCTACTTGCACTAGACTTTGCAACAGGCAATGGCTATTATCGTTATTGGCTACAAACTCATGACATGTTTTTCGCTGCACGACAATATACTTTCCTTGATGATCAATCTCATTCAACTAATGATCGTTATGGTTTTGAAATAACTTCAGTAGGAGTCAATGAAAATGATCCAACAGGTAGGGGCTTATTAAGTAATATCATAACTTTGTTTAAACAAGAAGTAGCTTCGAATGAAAGAGATAGATTAACTGCTATTATTAATGTAGGTAATCGTCATTGGGTTACATTAGTTATTGTCCACCAAAATGGAAATTATTATGGGTATTATGCTGATTCATTTGGTCCAGATAGTGGTATTGACAATAATATTCGAGAAGCTTTAAAAGAATGTGATATTAATGATGATAATGTCCATAATGTTTCCGTTCATCAGCAAACAGATGGCCATAATTGTGGCATATGGGTATACGAAAATGCTAGGGATATTAATCAAGCTTTACAGGGAAATAATAACTTTGGAGAAAAAGGTGAAGGTATTATAGGTTATATACATGATCTTTTTAGTACAGGTATTGGAAATGACACTAGACAACCTCAAAGAAATGAACAATACTTTGAAGATCGGAGAAGAGATATTTCACAATTACTCCAAAATGATCCTAACTTACCTTCTCGCCGGAGTGATTTAATTCAAGCTCATCCAGGAATTCAACATGAAATTGATCCATTACTATTACAATTTTTAGGACTCCAATACCCACAGCGTGGAGGTGGAGGGGCATTACAATTAGGCGGAGAAAGAGTGATATCAATTGATTTTGGTAACCCGCAGTCTGCATTAGATAAAATTGATGGAGTGAGTAGAGTTTATGACCATAGCAATGGTAGAGGTAGAAGTTAA
- a CDS encoding RadC family protein, which translates to MNNKKSSKDRREEIEFRALESNGKALLDREVIETFLSAVHDREEARIIARKLIDSFGIGGVLGQEIDDLKTVEGITDSTVAVILCLKEAAKRVPREELKKGPVMDNLETIVKYLRVSIGYSEEEKMKIIYFDQKCHLKGEEVFTGTVDKVPFYIREVTRKALIRKATSIIISHNHPEGRLKPSDEDEAVTKDLAKACQTIGIRLMDHIIITSVGYFSFKEQGLL; encoded by the coding sequence ATGAATAATAAGAAAAGTAGTAAGGATCGTAGAGAAGAAATAGAATTCAGAGCATTAGAAAGCAACGGTAAAGCACTACTTGATCGTGAAGTAATAGAAACGTTTCTAAGTGCAGTGCATGACAGGGAAGAAGCTCGAATTATTGCTAGAAAGCTAATAGATAGTTTTGGAATAGGAGGAGTTTTAGGCCAGGAAATAGATGATTTGAAAACTGTAGAAGGGATAACTGACTCTACAGTAGCAGTAATTTTATGCCTAAAGGAAGCTGCAAAAAGAGTACCAAGAGAAGAGTTAAAAAAAGGACCTGTAATGGATAACTTGGAAACCATCGTAAAATATTTAAGGGTGAGTATTGGTTATTCAGAGGAGGAAAAGATGAAAATAATATATTTTGATCAAAAGTGCCATTTAAAGGGGGAAGAAGTGTTCACTGGTACAGTGGATAAGGTACCTTTTTACATAAGAGAAGTAACAAGAAAGGCATTAATAAGAAAAGCGACGTCAATAATAATATCGCATAACCACCCAGAAGGAAGGTTAAAGCCATCTGATGAGGATGAAGCTGTAACTAAAGACTTGGCTAAAGCTTGTCAGACTATAGGGATTAGGTTAATGGATCACATTATCATTACAAGTGTTGGATATTTTAGTTTTAAAGAGCAAGGACTGTTATAA